The following coding sequences lie in one Paraburkholderia largidicola genomic window:
- a CDS encoding helix-turn-helix domain-containing protein, with amino-acid sequence MTTALIDLPAPLADVVSRRPASPIVAEQQWRRMNASAYDAAPQRDNVVVMRWTHGGDAPLDVSNEGSVADHCIGLNLKCAALTFDHAGRRLVHGRLTAGAVQVTAPGVPTRAVFASSADVLHLFVSQQVLAECHQDLFQHSRDGDIVLDDPELIRDPVLERLGQALAVSQSNDAALGKMFTDSVSLAIVSHIVGRHFAGATRRSREAAPLPQWRMNRVIEFVEAHLAEPIGLADIAASAGLTRMHFAAQFRRATGVRPHEYLLRRRVEHAQHLLVTSKHNVMDVALSCGFRSQAHFTTVFKKFVGETPHRWKEKTSDAR; translated from the coding sequence ATGACCACCGCACTGATCGACCTGCCCGCTCCGCTTGCCGATGTCGTGTCGCGCCGCCCGGCATCCCCCATCGTCGCCGAGCAGCAATGGCGCCGCATGAACGCCTCCGCATACGACGCCGCGCCCCAACGCGATAACGTCGTCGTCATGCGCTGGACCCACGGCGGCGACGCGCCGCTCGATGTGTCGAACGAAGGCAGCGTCGCCGATCACTGCATCGGCCTGAATCTGAAGTGCGCGGCACTCACCTTCGATCACGCCGGCCGCAGGCTCGTGCATGGCCGTCTGACGGCAGGCGCCGTGCAGGTGACCGCGCCCGGCGTGCCGACCCGAGCCGTGTTCGCATCGTCCGCCGACGTGCTGCATCTGTTCGTGTCGCAGCAGGTGCTCGCCGAGTGCCATCAGGACCTGTTCCAGCATTCGCGCGACGGCGACATCGTGCTCGACGATCCCGAACTCATCCGCGACCCCGTGCTCGAGCGTCTCGGCCAGGCGCTGGCCGTCTCGCAGAGCAACGACGCCGCCCTCGGCAAGATGTTCACCGACAGCGTCAGCCTCGCCATCGTGTCGCATATCGTCGGGCGTCATTTCGCTGGCGCGACCCGCCGTTCGCGCGAGGCCGCGCCGCTGCCGCAGTGGCGCATGAACCGCGTGATCGAATTCGTCGAAGCCCACCTCGCCGAACCCATCGGACTCGCCGACATCGCGGCGAGCGCCGGCCTCACGCGCATGCATTTCGCCGCGCAGTTCCGCCGCGCAACGGGCGTGCGCCCGCATGAATATCTGCTGCGCCGGCGCGTCGAGCATGCGCAGCATCTGCTCGTGACATCGAAGCACAACGTCATGGATGTCGCACTCAGCTGCGGATTCCGCTCCCAGGCGCACTTCACGACGGTGTTCAAGAAGTTCGTCGGCGAAACGCCGCATCGCTGGAAAGAAAAGACCAGCGACGCGCGCTAA
- a CDS encoding PilZ domain-containing protein, producing the protein MPLVPLSQREVTIGVPLPFSVYTADGRLLMARGHIVHSAEQCERLFAQGPFRQPFPGERRDDAAPEDGDTTPASAGRARRGHEDQTLVGPFPVSGCIPEDFVITLANGPAVSSRTRFVGALDDVSLLLAGAGVDPAFAPGEAVEGQFIAGRYRHAFESEVIGRHATPFDVLYLRYPTEVRSRALRRHVRVGIDVTARLSQNDRPMAGTEVRAVDLSAAGVGLLVNSNANSLAPGEHFKLSLPLTRAGRVRTAPLNCIARNRRTKDGETLVGAEFGNTSGDVRALVKEYVLDVLTGAVPPERQA; encoded by the coding sequence ATGCCGTTGGTGCCGCTGTCGCAACGGGAGGTCACGATCGGCGTTCCATTGCCGTTTTCCGTCTATACGGCGGACGGCAGGCTGCTGATGGCGCGCGGGCATATCGTTCACAGCGCGGAGCAATGCGAGCGGCTCTTCGCGCAAGGGCCGTTCAGGCAGCCGTTCCCCGGCGAGCGCCGCGACGACGCGGCGCCTGAGGACGGAGACACCACGCCCGCGTCCGCTGGGCGCGCGCGGCGCGGCCATGAAGACCAGACGCTGGTGGGTCCATTTCCCGTGTCGGGCTGCATTCCCGAAGACTTCGTGATCACGCTGGCAAACGGCCCGGCCGTTTCCTCGCGCACGCGTTTCGTCGGCGCGCTCGACGACGTCAGTCTGCTGCTGGCGGGCGCGGGCGTCGATCCCGCATTCGCGCCGGGCGAGGCTGTCGAAGGGCAGTTCATCGCGGGGCGTTATCGCCATGCGTTCGAATCGGAAGTCATCGGCCGGCATGCGACGCCGTTCGACGTGCTGTATCTGCGTTACCCCACGGAAGTCCGCTCGCGCGCACTGCGGCGGCATGTGCGCGTCGGCATCGACGTGACCGCGCGCCTCTCGCAAAACGACCGGCCCATGGCAGGAACGGAAGTCCGAGCAGTCGATCTCAGCGCCGCGGGCGTCGGCCTGCTGGTGAATTCGAACGCGAATTCGCTCGCGCCGGGCGAGCACTTCAAGCTCTCGTTGCCGCTCACGCGTGCCGGGCGCGTGCGCACGGCGCCGCTGAACTGCATCGCGCGCAACCGCCGTACCAAGGACGGGGAAACCCTGGTGGGCGCCGAGTTCGGCAATACCTCGGGCGACGTGCGCGCGCTGGTCAAGGAATATGTGCTGGACGTGCTGACAGGGGCCGTGCCGCCCGAGCGCCAGGCATAG
- a CDS encoding response regulator transcription factor: MHNHPIASVIDDDESVRTAMSSLVRSLDWDVRLFASAEAFLASDVDQVACIISDVQMPGMSGLDMYRHLLDKGVTQPIIFISAFASDAVRRQALDLGAMCVLTKPVDGAEVSRCLSRLEPDGSQAE, from the coding sequence TTGCACAACCATCCGATCGCTTCAGTCATCGACGACGACGAATCCGTCCGCACCGCGATGTCTAGCCTTGTTCGTTCGCTGGATTGGGACGTCCGGCTGTTCGCATCGGCCGAGGCGTTCCTTGCATCCGACGTAGACCAGGTCGCGTGCATCATCTCCGATGTGCAAATGCCCGGCATGAGCGGGCTCGACATGTATCGTCATCTGCTCGACAAGGGCGTGACGCAGCCCATCATCTTCATCTCCGCTTTCGCTTCCGACGCGGTGCGCCGCCAGGCACTCGATCTGGGCGCGATGTGCGTGCTGACCAAACCCGTCGACGGCGCGGAAGTGTCGCGCTGCCTCTCGCGGCTCGAACCCGACGGCTCGCAGGCCGAATGA
- a CDS encoding DUF3331 domain-containing protein translates to MLANANVMDPWTQTIGLLGTTSRLMAVTEAAAQPRHKTRSADEPVGAQVTLIDRPTPSTATIAWRDSTRGCFGDQVWRMARARLPGFCAMSGQAIRPGDAVYKPNPRPTPVNGDAMILASVLRDAETL, encoded by the coding sequence ATGCTGGCAAACGCAAACGTGATGGATCCATGGACCCAGACCATCGGTCTGCTAGGAACGACCTCGCGCCTGATGGCCGTCACGGAAGCCGCAGCGCAGCCGCGTCACAAGACGCGCAGCGCGGATGAGCCGGTCGGCGCGCAGGTCACGCTGATCGACCGTCCGACGCCGTCGACGGCTACCATCGCATGGCGCGATTCGACGCGCGGCTGTTTCGGCGATCAGGTCTGGCGCATGGCGCGTGCCCGCCTGCCGGGCTTCTGCGCGATGAGCGGCCAGGCCATTCGCCCCGGCGACGCGGTGTACAAGCCGAACCCGCGGCCCACCCCCGTCAATGGCGATGCGATGATCCTGGCGTCCGTGCTGCGCGACGCGGAGACCCTCTGA
- a CDS encoding alpha/beta fold hydrolase, whose protein sequence is MTNTIDLTPHTVTANGIRQHYVEAGEGAPVVLLHGFPETHYAWRHQIPVLAQHYRVIAPDLRGYGDTDKPASGYDKRTMANDLRALLRTLSIDRVALVGHDRGARVATRFAKDHPEAVDRLVVMDNVPTRIVAQSIDANIARAYWFFLFHQVPDLPETLIAGKERAWLRHFFSDWCYDPNAISGEAFETYVRAYEAPGAVRGAMADYRANAVDVAHDKEDADVLIEAPTLALWGEAFYAVGQMFDMANVWKGMARDVVTHAIPRAGHLPHEEQPEIVNRILVDFLEGWKG, encoded by the coding sequence ATGACGAACACGATCGACCTCACGCCTCACACGGTCACAGCAAACGGCATTCGCCAGCACTATGTCGAAGCGGGCGAAGGCGCGCCCGTCGTGCTGCTGCACGGATTTCCCGAAACGCATTACGCGTGGCGTCATCAGATTCCCGTGCTCGCGCAGCACTATCGCGTGATCGCGCCGGATCTGCGCGGCTACGGCGATACCGACAAGCCCGCGAGCGGCTACGACAAGCGGACCATGGCGAACGACCTGCGCGCGTTGTTGAGGACGCTGTCGATCGATCGCGTGGCGCTCGTCGGCCACGATCGCGGCGCGCGCGTGGCGACGCGCTTTGCCAAGGATCATCCCGAAGCGGTGGATCGTCTCGTCGTGATGGACAACGTGCCGACCCGCATCGTCGCGCAATCGATCGACGCGAACATCGCGCGGGCCTACTGGTTCTTCCTGTTCCATCAGGTGCCCGACCTGCCGGAGACGCTGATCGCGGGCAAGGAGCGTGCATGGCTGCGGCACTTCTTCTCGGACTGGTGCTACGACCCGAACGCGATTTCGGGCGAGGCATTCGAGACATACGTGCGTGCGTACGAAGCGCCCGGCGCGGTGCGCGGCGCGATGGCCGACTATCGCGCGAACGCCGTCGACGTTGCGCACGACAAGGAAGACGCCGACGTGCTGATCGAAGCGCCGACGCTCGCGCTGTGGGGCGAGGCGTTCTATGCGGTGGGCCAGATGTTCGACATGGCGAACGTCTGGAAGGGCATGGCGCGCGATGTCGTGACGCACGCGATTCCGCGCGCGGGACATCTGCCGCATGAAGAGCAGCCGGAGATCGTCAACCGGATTCTGGTCGACTTTCTCGAAGGCTGGAAAGGCTGA
- a CDS encoding LysR family transcriptional regulator → MADIVGSMRVFARVVETGSFTAVAKENDVTAAQISRAVTALEEQLQTALLHRTTRHLSLTEAGTRFYERAKAILADLDAATDEARNASVSPAGKVRLHCAPGLAQSTVAAALVAYQRAYPDVSVELKIEQSMPNLVEDGYDVSLISATQLPDSAYVAQSLGSAWSLMVASPGYVRQNGMPLTADDLAPHALLKLETPVSPPDEWHLESAHDTQVVTLAHAPLQVNAPDVIGTLATYTAVDDLVSGKLVRVLPQYRLKPFTVYAVYPSRRYLEAKVRTLLDHLRSTLTPALDNASERIEALSRAVEPAAKRA, encoded by the coding sequence ATGGCAGATATCGTCGGCAGCATGCGCGTCTTTGCCCGGGTGGTCGAGACGGGTTCCTTCACTGCGGTTGCGAAAGAGAACGACGTAACGGCTGCGCAGATTTCGCGTGCGGTCACGGCGCTCGAAGAGCAGTTGCAGACGGCGCTGCTGCATCGTACGACGCGCCACCTGTCGCTGACGGAAGCGGGCACCCGTTTCTACGAACGCGCGAAGGCGATTCTCGCGGACCTCGATGCGGCAACCGACGAGGCGCGCAATGCGAGCGTGTCGCCGGCGGGCAAGGTGCGGCTTCATTGCGCGCCGGGTCTCGCGCAAAGCACGGTAGCGGCGGCGCTGGTCGCCTATCAGCGCGCGTATCCCGACGTCTCCGTCGAGCTGAAGATCGAGCAGAGCATGCCGAATCTGGTCGAGGACGGCTACGACGTGTCGCTGATCTCGGCGACGCAGCTTCCCGATTCCGCGTATGTCGCGCAGTCGCTCGGTTCCGCGTGGTCGTTGATGGTGGCCTCGCCCGGTTACGTCAGGCAGAACGGCATGCCGCTCACAGCCGACGATCTCGCCCCGCATGCGCTGCTCAAGCTCGAAACCCCCGTTTCGCCCCCCGACGAATGGCACCTCGAAAGTGCGCACGACACGCAGGTGGTGACGCTCGCGCATGCGCCGCTGCAGGTCAACGCGCCCGACGTGATCGGCACGCTCGCGACCTATACCGCTGTCGATGATCTCGTCTCCGGCAAGCTGGTGCGGGTGTTGCCGCAGTACCGGCTCAAGCCGTTCACGGTGTACGCCGTGTATCCTTCGCGGCGCTATCTGGAGGCGAAAGTCCGCACCTTGCTCGATCACCTGCGTTCGACGCTGACGCCCGCGCTCGACAACGCCAGCGAACGCATCGAAGCACTGAGCCGCGCAGTCGAGCCGGCCGCGAAACGGGCTTGA
- a CDS encoding H-NS family nucleoid-associated regulatory protein has translation MSAVIEHLEGEARERLIVWLKRRMQECNITLEALQHALQQDIDEANSIRYRDAWGNTWTGDGEHPEWLRRAVAAGQSIDHFRCE, from the coding sequence GTGTCCGCCGTCATTGAACATCTCGAAGGCGAAGCGCGCGAGCGCCTGATTGTCTGGCTCAAACGCCGCATGCAGGAGTGCAATATCACATTGGAAGCACTGCAACACGCGCTGCAGCAGGATATCGACGAAGCGAACAGCATCCGCTACCGCGATGCATGGGGCAATACGTGGACGGGCGACGGCGAGCACCCGGAATGGTTGCGCCGCGCGGTCGCGGCGGGGCAAAGCATCGATCACTTCCGGTGCGAGTGA
- a CDS encoding VOC family protein, protein MTTQALTSGIDHVGLAVRDLKLTRDFFVECLQWKQVGEKPDYPAAFVSDGHVMLTLWQVTNQANLVEFDRKTNVGLHHLALRASSEEALNEIFARVSQWPGIKVEFAPENLGAGPKRHTMIYEPGGIRLEFDFDPRLTAAS, encoded by the coding sequence ATGACTACCCAGGCACTCACCTCCGGCATCGATCACGTCGGGCTCGCCGTTCGCGACCTGAAGCTGACGCGCGACTTCTTCGTCGAATGCCTGCAGTGGAAGCAGGTCGGCGAGAAGCCGGACTACCCCGCCGCGTTCGTGTCGGATGGACACGTGATGCTGACGCTGTGGCAAGTCACGAATCAGGCGAACCTCGTCGAGTTCGACCGCAAGACCAACGTCGGCCTGCATCATCTGGCGTTGCGTGCCAGCAGCGAAGAGGCGCTCAATGAGATCTTCGCGCGCGTCTCGCAGTGGCCGGGCATCAAGGTCGAGTTCGCGCCTGAGAACCTCGGCGCGGGACCGAAACGTCACACGATGATCTATGAACCCGGCGGCATCCGGCTCGAGTTCGACTTCGATCCGCGTCTGACGGCGGCGAGCTGA
- a CDS encoding PAS domain-containing sensor histidine kinase — protein MMLRPGAGMTSARDARVLFSLAGIVGVIVFVIDALTPLDIAIAVLYVVVVLLVASTGLRHATIATGCACAALTVIAFLMSHDENYSGGSIARGIVSLLAIGTTSFLALRNQANTVRLQEQIQLLNLTHDAIVAYDMSDRITFWNQGAEELYGWTAEQAIGQRIHELTRTSSAIPIDALRDEVVHKGRWEGELERVRSDGSTVVVSSRFALWRDDKGKPRAILATNNDITMRKRMEAELLRQQEDLRATIDAIPGMVWSSSRDGELSYINRRWNELGITLTGGSGDVWTSIVHPDDWPAMHAAWRGAIATGKPFENVARIRQSNGSYRWMHIGADPLRDQNGEILRWYGVNTDIEERKQAEQALERSEAFLSDAQRLSRTGSIATRLPAGEMWWSDEVYRIFEYAPDYTPGIELVLARTHPDDLVLVREAYESALSGAPYIDNEHRLLMPDGRIKYVHYVAHLAVPKSDSIEYVGALMDVTERQLAQDALDRSTAELAHVTRVTMLGELAASIAHEVTQPLAAIVTAGDAATRWLNRAKPDLGEVGQSISQMVRDAKRASDVIRQIRSMAQKRDPSQAVLDLNGIVRESIELVRRELDAARVELEACYAEPPPLVCGDRVQLQQVVINLVMNGVQAMAGVTGRARRMRIATTQVDGQYGQVAIEDSGTGISEENVGRLFNAFFTTKADGMGMGLSICRSIVEAHGGRIWAESEEGQGATMQFVLPIDKGTCDEQ, from the coding sequence ATGATGCTCCGTCCGGGCGCAGGCATGACGTCGGCTCGCGACGCGCGCGTTCTCTTTTCTCTTGCGGGCATTGTCGGCGTGATCGTGTTCGTGATCGACGCGCTGACGCCGCTCGATATCGCCATTGCCGTGCTGTACGTGGTCGTCGTGCTGCTCGTCGCGTCGACGGGCTTGCGGCATGCCACGATCGCAACGGGATGCGCGTGTGCGGCGTTGACGGTGATCGCCTTCCTGATGTCGCACGACGAGAACTATTCGGGCGGCTCGATTGCGCGCGGCATCGTGAGCCTGCTTGCCATCGGCACGACGTCGTTTCTCGCGTTGCGCAACCAGGCGAACACGGTCCGGCTGCAGGAGCAGATCCAGTTGCTGAATCTGACGCACGACGCGATCGTCGCCTACGACATGAGCGATCGCATCACGTTCTGGAACCAGGGCGCGGAAGAACTGTATGGATGGACCGCCGAGCAGGCGATCGGCCAGCGCATCCACGAACTGACGCGCACCAGTTCTGCCATTCCCATCGACGCACTGCGCGACGAGGTCGTGCACAAGGGCCGCTGGGAAGGCGAACTCGAGCGCGTTCGCAGCGACGGCAGCACCGTCGTCGTGTCGAGCCGCTTTGCGCTGTGGCGCGACGACAAGGGCAAGCCGCGCGCAATACTCGCGACCAACAACGACATCACGATGCGCAAGCGCATGGAAGCTGAGTTGCTGCGGCAGCAGGAAGACCTGCGCGCGACCATCGACGCGATTCCCGGCATGGTCTGGAGTTCGTCGCGCGACGGCGAGCTGAGCTATATCAACCGCCGCTGGAACGAGCTGGGCATCACGCTGACGGGCGGCAGCGGCGACGTCTGGACATCGATCGTGCATCCCGACGACTGGCCGGCGATGCACGCGGCGTGGCGCGGCGCGATTGCCACGGGCAAGCCGTTCGAGAACGTCGCACGCATTCGCCAGAGCAACGGCTCGTACCGCTGGATGCATATCGGCGCCGATCCGCTGCGCGATCAGAACGGCGAGATTCTGCGCTGGTACGGCGTCAATACGGATATCGAGGAGCGCAAGCAGGCCGAGCAGGCGCTGGAGCGCAGCGAGGCGTTCCTGTCCGACGCGCAGCGCCTGAGCCGCACGGGCAGCATCGCGACGCGCTTGCCCGCGGGCGAAATGTGGTGGTCCGACGAGGTCTACCGGATCTTCGAATATGCGCCCGACTACACGCCGGGCATCGAGCTGGTTCTCGCGCGCACGCATCCCGACGATCTCGTGCTGGTGCGCGAGGCGTACGAATCGGCGTTGTCGGGCGCGCCGTACATCGACAACGAGCACCGGCTGCTGATGCCCGATGGGCGGATCAAGTACGTGCACTACGTCGCGCATCTGGCCGTGCCGAAGTCGGACAGCATCGAATACGTGGGGGCGCTGATGGACGTGACGGAGCGCCAGCTCGCGCAGGACGCGCTCGACCGCTCGACGGCGGAACTCGCGCACGTCACGCGCGTGACGATGCTTGGCGAACTCGCTGCGTCGATCGCGCACGAAGTCACGCAGCCGCTTGCCGCGATCGTCACGGCGGGCGATGCCGCGACGCGCTGGCTGAACCGCGCGAAGCCCGATCTCGGCGAAGTGGGCCAGTCGATCAGCCAGATGGTGCGCGACGCGAAGCGCGCCAGCGACGTGATCCGCCAGATACGCTCGATGGCGCAGAAGCGCGATCCGAGCCAGGCGGTGCTCGATCTGAACGGTATCGTGAGAGAATCAATCGAGCTCGTGCGGCGCGAGCTGGACGCCGCGCGGGTCGAGCTGGAAGCCTGCTACGCGGAGCCGCCGCCGCTGGTTTGCGGTGACCGCGTGCAGCTGCAGCAGGTCGTCATCAATCTGGTGATGAATGGCGTGCAGGCGATGGCGGGCGTGACCGGGCGAGCGCGGCGCATGCGCATCGCCACGACGCAGGTGGACGGGCAGTATGGGCAGGTCGCCATCGAAGATTCGGGAACGGGCATCAGCGAGGAGAACGTGGGGCGGCTCTTCAACGCGTTCTTCACGACCAAGGCGGATGGTATGGGCATGGGGCTGTCGATTTGCCGGTCCATCGTCGAGGCGCACGGCGGCCGTATCTGGGCCGAGTCTGAGGAAGGACAGGGCGCAACGATGCAATTCGTTTTGCCGATCGATAAAGGAACGTGTGATGAGCAGTGA
- a CDS encoding Dps family protein encodes MSHSYAFVDATPAAQFRPFSEHAVEDISSHLNPLLADVFALYLKTKNFHWHRFGPQFRDCHLLLEEQGERIFGITDAIAERVRMIGGTTLHSINDIARLQRLAGNEVPVVPPQQMLAELRADNLRLAAFMLSAHATCEKHQDVATASLLENWIADAQRRAWSLAAANR; translated from the coding sequence ATGTCCCATTCTTATGCCTTTGTCGACGCGACACCCGCTGCGCAGTTCAGGCCTTTCAGCGAACATGCTGTCGAGGATATTTCGTCGCACCTGAACCCGTTGCTCGCCGATGTGTTCGCGCTGTATCTGAAGACGAAGAACTTTCACTGGCATAGGTTCGGTCCGCAGTTCCGCGATTGCCATCTGCTGCTCGAAGAACAAGGCGAGCGCATCTTCGGGATCACGGATGCGATTGCCGAGCGCGTTCGCATGATCGGCGGCACGACGCTGCATTCGATCAACGATATCGCGCGCCTGCAACGGCTCGCCGGGAACGAGGTGCCCGTCGTGCCGCCGCAGCAGATGCTCGCCGAGTTGCGCGCCGACAACCTGCGGCTCGCCGCCTTCATGCTGAGCGCGCACGCGACCTGCGAAAAGCATCAGGATGTCGCGACGGCGAGCCTGCTGGAGAACTGGATCGCCGACGCGCAGCGGCGTGCGTGGTCTCTCGCCGCAGCGAACCGGTAA
- a CDS encoding cytochrome d ubiquinol oxidase subunit II, whose amino-acid sequence MDSSTHSLLAYTWFGLLGLMLVFYVVTDGFDLGVGILSLLRTRREDRDVMVESIGHVWDANETWLVVLGGGLFGAFPLAYAQLMQDLYLPIMALIAGLIMRGAAIEFRHSVDHGPLWDKVFGIGSLVAALAQGVVLGKIITGLVPGEMSQGFIVVAAIGVVAGYALLGATYLVKKTVGMIEQWSRRLALLSAMLTVAAALLLTIATWFFSDVGLDRWTQPGVMHVLIALGLAAALAFAFIVASLYMGASRGPFRGAVTLFIVSFVGLAVSLFPDFVPGKLGIVQAASDSHTLAFMLAGIGLIFPVMIGYNLYQYYIFRGKVIGEAHAGE is encoded by the coding sequence ATGGATAGCTCTACCCATTCGCTACTGGCCTACACGTGGTTCGGTCTGCTCGGCCTGATGCTGGTCTTCTACGTCGTGACGGACGGCTTCGATCTCGGCGTCGGCATTCTCAGCCTGCTGCGCACGCGGCGCGAAGATCGCGACGTGATGGTCGAGTCGATCGGCCACGTCTGGGACGCGAACGAAACCTGGCTCGTCGTGCTCGGCGGCGGACTGTTCGGCGCATTTCCGCTTGCGTACGCACAGCTGATGCAGGATCTCTACCTGCCCATCATGGCGCTGATCGCCGGGCTCATCATGCGCGGCGCGGCGATCGAATTCCGTCACAGCGTCGATCATGGTCCGCTGTGGGACAAGGTGTTCGGCATCGGCAGCCTCGTCGCCGCACTCGCGCAAGGCGTCGTGCTCGGCAAGATCATCACGGGCCTCGTGCCCGGCGAGATGAGCCAGGGTTTCATCGTCGTGGCGGCGATCGGCGTGGTCGCGGGCTATGCACTGCTGGGCGCGACGTATCTGGTCAAGAAGACGGTGGGCATGATCGAGCAATGGTCGCGCCGTCTCGCGCTGCTGAGCGCGATGCTGACGGTTGCGGCTGCGCTGCTGCTGACCATCGCGACGTGGTTCTTCAGCGATGTCGGCCTCGACCGCTGGACGCAGCCGGGTGTCATGCATGTGCTGATCGCGCTCGGCCTCGCGGCGGCGCTGGCCTTCGCGTTCATCGTGGCGTCGCTGTACATGGGCGCGTCGCGCGGGCCGTTTCGCGGCGCGGTGACGCTGTTCATCGTGTCGTTCGTCGGCCTTGCCGTCAGCCTGTTTCCGGACTTCGTGCCGGGCAAGCTGGGCATCGTGCAGGCCGCTTCCGATTCGCACACGCTCGCGTTCATGCTGGCCGGTATCGGGCTGATCTTCCCTGTGATGATCGGCTACAACCTGTACCAGTACTACATCTTCCGCGGCAAGGTCATCGGCGAAGCGCACGCGGGCGAGTGA
- a CDS encoding response regulator transcription factor translates to MSSDEMNDANQSIVYVVDDDDSMRAAVTMLLRSVGLRVEAFASAQEFLSLDKPDIPSCLILDVRLKGQSGLAVQEQIAAGNVHVPIIFMTAHGDIAMSVKAMKAGAMDFLAKPFRDQDMLDAVATALAKDEERRKSERSVSDLRKRYESLTPREREVMAFVASGLMNKQIAAEMNLSEITVKIHRGQAMKKMESRSLADFVLKAEALGVKSLEAGAGSTRTQRGS, encoded by the coding sequence ATGAGCAGTGATGAAATGAACGACGCGAATCAGTCGATCGTTTATGTCGTCGACGACGACGATTCGATGCGCGCGGCCGTCACGATGCTGCTGCGGTCGGTGGGCTTGCGGGTCGAGGCGTTTGCGTCTGCGCAGGAGTTTTTGTCGCTGGACAAGCCGGATATTCCTAGCTGCCTGATTCTGGATGTGCGGCTGAAGGGGCAGAGCGGGCTCGCTGTGCAGGAGCAGATCGCTGCGGGCAACGTGCATGTGCCCATTATCTTTATGACTGCGCATGGCGATATTGCGATGTCCGTCAAGGCCATGAAGGCCGGTGCTATGGACTTTCTCGCCAAGCCGTTTCGCGACCAGGACATGCTGGATGCCGTTGCGACTGCGCTCGCTAAAGATGAGGAACGGAGAAAGTCCGAACGTTCGGTTTCTGATCTGCGGAAAAGGTATGAGTCGCTGACGCCGCGAGAGCGTGAAGTGATGGCTTTTGTTGCCAGTGGGCTGATGAACAAGCAGATTGCTGCTGAGATGAATCTGAGTGAGATTACCGTCAAGATTCATCGTGGGCAGGCGATGAAGAAGATGGAGTCCCGGTCGTTGGCGGATTTTGTTCTTAAGGCTGAAGCGCTTGGGGTTAAGTCTTTGGAGGCGGGGGCGGGGTCTACGCGGACGCAGCGCGGGTCTTAA